The sequence below is a genomic window from Haematobia irritans isolate KBUSLIRL chromosome 3, ASM5000362v1, whole genome shotgun sequence.
TTCTTTAATTGTACCGACAAAGATTCCAATATTGTATTGTCCATGTGTGCTGAGTATTTGGAAGAGGGTCAGGATGCTCGTATGTTGGGCAATGTTATGATCCCAGGAAAACATATAGTATCTGTGTCTATAGACTTGCCCGCTGATAAGGTATATGCGTCTAAGCCAGTagttagtagttaaatttatttaaaataacaatttttttaatataataatatggtAGTACATTAACAAAAGCTTTGAACACTTGATTCTCTTTgtacaataaacaaaaattctcctTATTTCTTCTTTGAgtcgaatttatcttcaattGGATCGATTCCTTgatccattttttgtttgaattgttCGTAGGTTCTTTTCCGATCAAAATGTTTCACCCACGTTTTGGGACAGCTGCTCTCGAATATTTTTCGTAGCTTCTTGCAGGCATCTGGAACCTTTTCGCCCGATGTTGAGCTGTGTTGTGGAGCATTTTCACTGAGACACTTCCAATAGTCATCACGACTAGACCAACATTTAGTTCTTTCTTCTTTGGTGGGAAAACTCATTGTGATATATTTATTCTTTTATAAATACCGGGAACTAATAGTTTTAATATATTAAGAAGTTGCATAAAGTACTAGTACTTTCAACTTTTGTAAACATATGATGACAACAGGGATGTCAGTTGAACAAATGTTTATTCGACAGAGTTGTTGTACTCTATTAGGTGTAAGTAATAATAGTTGGCACGTTGTAGTTACAAACCCGATATGCAATTCGCCAAATCTTTGCTAGCGGAAGTGCTATTGCTAAAGCTggtaaaatttccatgaaagaaCTGATAAAACAActaagtattttttgtttttgctattaATAGCAGTTTTCATGAGTGTATTATTCTTACAACTTAAAA
It includes:
- the Sbat gene encoding LSMD1 domain-containing protein Sbat, coding for MNDLTNPNTYENPLLNNVITNNSNINDEHLSPGIRNLRKWLGKPFRVVITDGRVLVGFFNCTDKDSNIVLSMCAEYLEEGQDARMLGNVMIPGKHIVSVSIDLPADKVYASKPVVSS
- the LOC142229296 gene encoding cytochrome c oxidase assembly factor 6 homolog, yielding MSFPTKEERTKCWSSRDDYWKCLSENAPQHSSTSGEKVPDACKKLRKIFESSCPKTWVKHFDRKRTYEQFKQKMDQGIDPIEDKFDSKKK